A genomic segment from uncultured Alistipes sp. encodes:
- a CDS encoding DNA cytosine methyltransferase — protein sequence MDDIRLLYIDLFCGAGGTSTGVEKANYKGRKCAKVIACVNHDANAIASHAANHPEAQHYTEDMRTLDLCPLKEHTAEMRQMYPMAKIVLWASLECTNFSRAKGGQPRDADSRTLAEHLFRYIEALAPDYIQIENVEEFMSWGDLDENGKPISRDKGRLYTNWVDNVKAYGYKFDHRILNAADYGAYTSRKRFFGIFAKPYLPIVWPKPTHSKTGGGDLFGSLAKWKPVKEVLDFADEGESIFNRKKPLSPKTLERIYAGLIKFVAGGKDSFLIKYNSVNKKTGKHIPPSIDEPCPTVACQNRLGIANIHFLAKHFSGHPESKVFSVDNVAGTITTVDHHSLVGAEFISAYYGNGHNHSVNAPSPTLTTKDRLSVVKPQFIANSYSGGGQLSNLDKPCPAIMTNPKQSVIACKWYLMNPLYSNTDGSVEKPCFTLIAKMDKKPPFLIATECGQLAIEIYETDSGPMRKIKEFMALYGIVDIKMRMLKIIELKRIMGFPENYTLIGTQADQKKFIGNAVEVNIARVLCEALVEEITTELLKVA from the coding sequence ATGGACGATATTAGATTACTATATATAGACTTGTTTTGCGGTGCCGGTGGAACGAGTACAGGCGTAGAGAAAGCCAACTATAAGGGGCGTAAATGCGCGAAGGTTATAGCTTGCGTAAACCACGACGCGAACGCCATAGCGAGCCACGCGGCCAACCACCCCGAAGCGCAGCACTATACGGAAGATATGCGAACTTTGGACTTATGCCCATTGAAAGAACATACGGCCGAAATGCGCCAAATGTACCCTATGGCGAAAATTGTACTTTGGGCTTCACTTGAATGTACCAATTTCAGCCGTGCCAAAGGCGGCCAGCCTCGCGACGCAGATAGCCGCACCCTTGCCGAACATTTGTTTAGGTATATAGAAGCCCTTGCCCCCGATTATATCCAAATCGAGAACGTAGAAGAATTTATGAGCTGGGGCGATTTGGACGAAAACGGAAAACCGATTAGCAGGGATAAAGGGCGGCTTTATACCAATTGGGTAGATAACGTAAAAGCCTACGGGTACAAGTTCGACCATAGAATACTTAACGCGGCGGATTATGGGGCATATACCAGCCGAAAGCGTTTCTTCGGGATATTTGCCAAACCGTACCTACCTATCGTATGGCCGAAGCCTACCCACTCAAAGACCGGGGGCGGCGACCTTTTCGGCAGCTTGGCGAAGTGGAAACCCGTAAAGGAAGTTTTGGACTTTGCCGATGAAGGGGAAAGTATCTTTAATCGTAAAAAACCGCTTTCGCCTAAGACCTTGGAACGCATATACGCGGGCCTTATAAAGTTCGTAGCAGGCGGGAAGGATTCGTTTTTGATTAAATATAATTCAGTCAATAAGAAGACGGGTAAGCATATCCCGCCTTCGATAGATGAACCATGCCCTACCGTAGCTTGCCAAAACAGGTTAGGAATAGCGAACATTCATTTTCTCGCAAAGCATTTTAGCGGACACCCGGAAAGTAAGGTTTTCAGCGTAGACAACGTAGCGGGAACCATTACGACCGTAGACCACCATAGTTTAGTAGGGGCCGAATTTATTTCGGCATATTACGGAAACGGGCATAATCATTCCGTAAATGCGCCTTCGCCGACCCTTACAACGAAAGATAGGCTTTCGGTAGTAAAACCGCAATTTATAGCGAATAGTTATAGCGGCGGCGGGCAATTATCAAACTTGGATAAGCCTTGCCCGGCAATAATGACAAACCCAAAGCAAAGCGTAATAGCCTGCAAATGGTACCTTATGAATCCCCTATATTCCAATACCGACGGTTCCGTCGAAAAGCCGTGTTTTACCCTTATCGCTAAAATGGATAAAAAGCCCCCGTTCCTTATCGCTACGGAGTGCGGCCAATTGGCAATAGAGATTTACGAAACCGATAGCGGCCCAATGCGGAAAATAAAGGAGTTTATGGCCCTTTACGGTATCGTCGATATAAAAATGCGAATGTTAAAAATTATCGAGTTAAAGCGAATTATGGGATTCCCGGAAAACTACACCCTTATAGGGACGCAAGCCGACCAAAAGAAGTTTATCGGCAATGCGGTAGAAGTGAATATAGCCCGTGTTCTTTGCGAAGCCTTGGTAGAAGAAATAACAACCGAATTACTAAAAGTAGCCTAA
- a CDS encoding phosphoadenosine phosphosulfate reductase family protein produces MTIQELNTRQGWTLNQKIDHAVGTVEAFLSRTGKVPYVSFSGGKDSTVLLDIVRRFVDRDIKAVFCNTGNEYPEIFRFVRSTENVTIIRPGITVKEVIGKYGFPLISKEQAHGIRQAKTTKSEKLLSIRLHGTDKTRGYTSGKIADRWQYLIKQPFMVSEQCCECLKKRPFAKYNKQTGEVPILGIMAGESDLRKRQYIRRGGCNSFQNNHIASYPISIWTDADIWAYLRKFKVPYCELYDKGHTRTGCMFCGFGAHIEKISRFELLYDLHPKAYNVFMNYQNNGYTYREALRAIGVQLPDETPRLFTSKDFQTK; encoded by the coding sequence ATGACAATACAGGAACTAAACACGCGCCAAGGTTGGACGTTAAACCAAAAGATAGACCACGCGGTAGGGACGGTAGAAGCCTTCCTTTCCCGTACGGGTAAAGTCCCCTACGTTTCCTTTTCAGGCGGCAAGGATTCTACCGTATTGCTCGACATAGTGCGGCGGTTTGTCGATAGGGATATAAAAGCGGTCTTTTGCAATACCGGCAACGAGTACCCCGAAATATTCCGCTTCGTCAGAAGCACCGAGAACGTAACGATAATACGGCCGGGAATTACGGTAAAGGAAGTTATCGGTAAGTATGGTTTTCCGCTTATATCGAAAGAACAGGCGCACGGCATACGCCAAGCCAAAACGACCAAAAGCGAAAAGCTACTTTCTATTCGCCTTCACGGAACAGATAAAACGCGCGGGTACACAAGTGGAAAGATTGCCGACCGTTGGCAGTATCTAATAAAACAGCCTTTTATGGTTTCGGAACAATGTTGCGAATGCCTAAAAAAACGGCCTTTTGCGAAGTATAATAAGCAGACCGGCGAAGTACCGATATTGGGTATTATGGCCGGCGAAAGCGATTTAAGAAAACGGCAGTATATACGGCGGGGCGGTTGCAATTCATTCCAAAATAACCATATAGCAAGTTATCCGATAAGCATTTGGACGGACGCGGATATATGGGCTTACTTGCGGAAATTCAAAGTTCCGTACTGCGAACTATACGATAAGGGGCACACCCGAACCGGTTGTATGTTTTGCGGCTTCGGAGCGCACATAGAAAAAATATCGCGCTTCGAACTATTGTACGACCTACACCCCAAAGCCTATAACGTCTTTATGAACTACCAAAACAACGGTTATACTTACCGGGAAGCCTTACGCGCTATTGGGGTTCAGCTACCGGACGAAACGCCGCGATTATTCACAAGTAAAGATTTTCAAACCAAATAA
- the ssb gene encoding single-stranded DNA-binding protein produces the protein MLVLEAIGNLGADAIIKDLNGQKYIAFSVAHTESYKDSQGQRHERTTWVSCLKYGESPVINYLKKGTRVFIRGELSAKAYEAGGVLQTGINCRVRELQLLGGNRADQTEVPQQAVTTSAAAPTYAPTQPPAYQQPEEVDDLPF, from the coding sequence ATGTTAGTATTAGAAGCAATTGGCAACCTCGGAGCGGACGCCATTATTAAAGACCTTAACGGGCAAAAGTACATAGCTTTCAGCGTAGCCCATACCGAAAGCTATAAAGATTCGCAGGGGCAAAGACACGAACGTACGACTTGGGTAAGCTGCCTTAAATACGGAGAAAGCCCGGTAATTAACTATTTGAAGAAAGGAACCCGCGTATTCATTCGCGGCGAACTTTCGGCCAAGGCATACGAAGCCGGCGGAGTATTACAAACTGGTATAAATTGCCGGGTTAGAGAATTGCAGCTTTTAGGCGGAAACCGGGCCGACCAAACAGAAGTCCCCCAGCAGGCCGTAACGACTTCGGCCGCTGCCCCAACGTATGCGCCGACACAGCCGCCGGCATATCAGCAACCCGAAGAAGTAGACGATTTACCATTTTAA
- a CDS encoding site-specific DNA-methyltransferase, with protein sequence MGKQDYQWQHEPILYGWKDGGPHYFINDRSQHTVIEDKVDFDAMTKKELLAYVKELQNDNEHPSTIIHEDKPMKNADHPTMKPVKLIGRLIRNSSRAFDLVIDFFLGSGSTLIAAHQLERNCFGIEISPQYCQIILDRIKKYDPEVVITKL encoded by the coding sequence ATCGGAAAGCAGGATTACCAATGGCAGCACGAACCGATACTTTACGGGTGGAAGGACGGCGGCCCGCATTACTTTATTAACGACCGTTCCCAGCACACGGTAATAGAAGATAAGGTAGACTTCGACGCAATGACAAAGAAGGAACTATTAGCCTATGTAAAGGAGTTGCAGAACGATAACGAACACCCAAGTACGATTATTCACGAAGATAAGCCGATGAAGAACGCAGACCACCCGACAATGAAGCCTGTAAAACTTATCGGCCGACTTATCCGCAACAGTAGCCGCGCGTTCGACTTGGTAATAGACTTCTTTTTAGGTTCCGGCTCCACCCTTATAGCCGCGCACCAATTGGAACGCAATTGCTTCGGTATCGAGATTTCCCCGCAGTATTGCCAAATCATATTAGACCGAATTAAGAAGTACGACCCCGAAGTAGTAATAACAAAATTGTAG
- a CDS encoding transposase, which translates to MGRPTKYNKKIAEKICSLIATDTYTVAEVCRMVKIHPDTYYTWIKEFSEFSDAIKKAEAERMAFFVAEAKKSLLRKIQGYTVQEKHITTVGSGKYDVNGKEIPRIKEQKIVDKHYQPDTAAIIFTLTNGEPENWKNRQNNEVTGKDGKDLFGQLSDEELDARIAELEKKLGK; encoded by the coding sequence ATGGGAAGACCTACGAAATACAATAAGAAGATAGCCGAAAAGATATGTTCGCTTATCGCTACCGACACCTACACGGTGGCGGAAGTATGCCGTATGGTCAAGATACACCCCGATACTTACTACACTTGGATAAAGGAGTTTTCCGAGTTTTCCGACGCTATAAAAAAAGCCGAAGCGGAACGTATGGCCTTCTTTGTAGCCGAAGCGAAAAAAAGCCTTCTACGGAAGATACAAGGGTACACGGTGCAGGAAAAGCACATCACTACGGTAGGTTCCGGCAAGTACGACGTAAACGGCAAGGAGATACCGCGAATAAAGGAACAAAAGATAGTCGATAAACACTACCAGCCGGACACGGCCGCGATAATCTTTACACTTACCAACGGAGAGCCGGAGAATTGGAAGAACAGGCAGAACAACGAAGTAACGGGCAAGGACGGTAAGGATTTGTTCGGGCAGCTTTCCGATGAAGAATTAGACGCACGTATAGCCGAATTGGAAAAGAAATTAGGTAAATGA
- the terL gene encoding phage terminase large subunit has product MTRQEKIEYIAALRERLIREARTDLLPFTRATMPTFDPAEFHVRYYHVLTLFAEGKIKKLMVFMPPQHGKSEGSTRRLPAYILGRNPDNKIAVVSYSAPKARKFNREIQRIIDTPEYAEIFPETCLNSSNITTVAGAWLRNADECEIVGHRGGFKTVGVGGPLTGEPVDTLIMDDIYKDAKTAWSAVVREAIEDWYDTVAETRLHNNSQQLIVFTRWHEKDLAGRLLEQQGIYDPVNNPNGWVVVTYQAIKKGAPTEYDPREEGTALWPERHNLEKLEAIRTRNPHVFESLYQQDPKPLQGLMYENPFKEYDILPASKIRKVKNYTDTADEGADFLCSITYLETEIGNFVLDVLYTAKPMEYTEPKTAEMLTKHAVELAVVESNNGGRGFARNVEKQARLMGNNKTRIKWFHQSQNKAVRIFTHSAEVQNLTYFPRGWAQMWPDFYQALTHYMKVGKNAHDDAPDALTGTVEQRPITGKKSAAGYFA; this is encoded by the coding sequence ATGACACGCCAAGAGAAAATAGAGTATATAGCCGCATTGCGGGAAAGATTGATACGCGAAGCACGTACCGACCTTTTGCCGTTTACCCGCGCTACTATGCCTACTTTCGACCCGGCCGAATTTCATGTACGATATTACCACGTTCTAACCTTATTCGCAGAAGGAAAGATTAAAAAGCTAATGGTATTCATGCCGCCCCAGCACGGCAAAAGCGAAGGTTCTACGCGCCGCCTTCCGGCTTATATACTTGGCCGGAACCCGGACAATAAAATAGCCGTCGTAAGCTATTCGGCTCCGAAGGCCCGTAAATTCAACCGCGAAATACAGCGTATTATAGACACGCCGGAATATGCCGAAATATTCCCGGAAACGTGCCTTAATTCATCGAACATTACGACCGTTGCCGGGGCTTGGCTTCGCAATGCCGACGAATGCGAAATAGTAGGACACCGGGGCGGCTTTAAGACCGTCGGCGTAGGTGGCCCTCTTACCGGCGAACCGGTAGATACCCTTATAATGGACGACATTTATAAGGACGCTAAAACGGCTTGGTCGGCGGTTGTTCGGGAAGCTATCGAAGATTGGTACGACACGGTAGCCGAAACCCGATTACACAACAATAGCCAGCAGCTTATAGTATTTACCCGCTGGCACGAAAAGGACTTAGCCGGCCGCCTTTTGGAGCAGCAAGGAATATACGACCCGGTAAACAATCCGAACGGGTGGGTAGTAGTAACATACCAAGCGATTAAGAAGGGCGCACCTACCGAATACGACCCGCGCGAAGAAGGTACGGCACTATGGCCCGAACGCCACAATTTGGAAAAGTTGGAAGCCATACGCACCCGAAACCCGCACGTATTTGAATCCCTTTACCAGCAAGACCCGAAACCCTTGCAGGGCCTTATGTACGAAAATCCCTTTAAGGAATACGACATACTGCCGGCCAGCAAGATACGGAAGGTTAAGAACTATACCGATACGGCGGACGAAGGCGCGGATTTCCTTTGCTCGATAACCTACCTTGAAACCGAGATAGGAAACTTTGTTTTGGACGTGCTTTATACGGCTAAGCCTATGGAGTACACCGAACCCAAAACGGCCGAAATGCTAACCAAACACGCGGTAGAATTGGCCGTAGTAGAGAGTAACAACGGCGGCCGGGGTTTCGCGCGTAATGTAGAGAAGCAAGCCCGGTTAATGGGTAACAACAAAACCCGTATTAAGTGGTTCCACCAAAGCCAAAACAAGGCCGTACGCATATTCACGCATAGCGCGGAAGTACAAAACCTTACCTATTTCCCGCGCGGGTGGGCGCAAATGTGGCCCGATTTCTACCAAGCCCTTACGCACTATATGAAAGTTGGCAAGAACGCCCACGACGACGCGCCGGACGCATTGACCGGAACCGTAGAGCAACGGCCCATTACAGGCAAGAAAAGCGCGGCCGGATATTTCGCATAA
- a CDS encoding phage portal protein — protein MNSKQLNELLAGENHSTAIAELKNGRNATEPNAAEYIAQLDPKGHDVNDPVKRRDKKVKVDLSDFDINDEEKKNIKTVTNGNGETENFRIEPVARVALAIQKLIVKRAVAFTFGNPVTLNAEPEEGTKEADVLKAVKRVLFDTKSRTLNRKVARAIYSSTEAAELWYPVEKPTKNYGFDSTHKLRVAIFSPLFGDRLYPYFDETGDMVAFSREYVVKDSAGVKHTYFETYTDTEIRKWTLASSQWQLLDGYPKKNQIGKIPVIYGRQPAVEWEDVQNLIDRLEKLLSNFADTNDYHASPKIFTTGTILGWAKKGESGAVIEGEEGATAQYLSWAQAPESVKLEIETLLRMIYTITQTPDIAFDSVKGIGAVSGVALKLLFMDAHLKVQDKCEVFDDYLQRRLSVIQAFLAQMNAKDKAFVDACGSLIIEPEIVPFMIEDEAANVNLLLSATGQKAICSRKTAVQQLGWVNDTDAEIEQIEAEESAASYSSIYEPTV, from the coding sequence ATGAATAGCAAGCAGCTTAACGAACTTTTGGCAGGCGAAAACCATAGTACCGCTATTGCCGAATTGAAGAACGGACGTAATGCGACCGAGCCGAACGCGGCCGAATATATCGCCCAGCTTGACCCCAAAGGCCACGACGTAAACGACCCTGTAAAGCGTAGGGATAAGAAGGTAAAAGTAGACCTTTCCGACTTCGATATAAACGACGAAGAAAAGAAGAATATAAAGACCGTTACCAACGGAAACGGGGAAACCGAAAACTTCCGTATAGAGCCGGTTGCTCGCGTAGCTTTGGCAATTCAGAAACTTATAGTAAAGCGGGCCGTAGCCTTCACGTTTGGAAACCCCGTAACACTTAACGCGGAACCGGAAGAAGGCACCAAGGAAGCCGACGTTTTGAAGGCTGTAAAGCGCGTTTTGTTCGATACCAAAAGCCGAACCCTTAACCGGAAGGTAGCGCGGGCCATTTACAGCAGTACGGAAGCGGCCGAACTTTGGTACCCGGTGGAGAAACCGACGAAAAACTACGGCTTCGATTCAACGCACAAACTTCGGGTAGCCATTTTTAGCCCGTTGTTCGGCGATAGGCTTTACCCCTACTTCGATGAAACGGGCGATATGGTGGCTTTCTCCCGTGAATACGTTGTAAAGGATAGCGCGGGGGTAAAACATACCTATTTCGAAACCTATACCGATACCGAAATACGGAAATGGACGCTTGCCAGCAGCCAATGGCAGTTATTGGACGGCTACCCCAAGAAGAACCAAATAGGCAAAATTCCGGTTATCTATGGCCGCCAGCCCGCCGTAGAATGGGAAGACGTACAGAACCTTATAGACCGCTTGGAAAAGTTGCTTTCCAACTTCGCCGATACCAACGACTACCACGCAAGCCCGAAAATCTTTACTACGGGTACTATTTTGGGTTGGGCCAAGAAGGGCGAAAGCGGGGCCGTTATCGAGGGAGAAGAAGGGGCGACCGCGCAATATCTAAGCTGGGCACAAGCTCCCGAAAGCGTGAAATTAGAGATAGAAACCCTTTTGCGTATGATTTATACCATTACGCAAACGCCGGATATTGCTTTCGATTCAGTAAAGGGTATCGGGGCTGTTTCGGGTGTCGCCTTGAAACTTTTGTTTATGGACGCGCACCTAAAAGTACAGGACAAATGCGAGGTGTTCGACGATTATTTGCAGCGTCGATTAAGCGTAATACAGGCGTTTTTAGCACAAATGAACGCCAAGGATAAGGCTTTTGTAGACGCTTGCGGTAGCCTTATTATCGAACCCGAAATAGTCCCGTTTATGATTGAGGACGAAGCGGCGAACGTAAACCTTCTTCTTTCGGCCACCGGTCAGAAGGCTATTTGTTCGCGGAAGACAGCCGTACAACAGTTGGGCTGGGTAAACGACACGGACGCAGAGATAGAGCAGATAGAAGCCGAAGAAAGCGCGGCTTCATATTCGTCTATTTACGAACCCACCGTATAG
- a CDS encoding ADP-ribosyltransferase domain-containing protein: MDKRQEVIRYIASVEKQLYALFGDTYHAALKLTEVRKAIESGATFSWKGNPAAERKLDRYLKDLSSKTALITKNGIIGSWDKGEARVKEQALEVFGKTSAQRKETTDICEQAVKAHRAKGATGHAYANADREGMNLSTRVWNLTAKAKQELEIIIQNGILEGKSPEEVSRSLRGYLNNPDALYRRVRNKETGELELSQAAKKYHPGQGVYRSAYKNARRLAVTEMNAAYRRAEWESYQNNPLIIGYEIRLSNNHTTTVNGKVKRLVDICDKLAGRYPKTFRWTGWHPHCRCEMVPIFISESDFRERIRARKAGKLKDWNPNPRQEVTQVPKALTDWIAQNEERSKGWQTLPYFVRDNRKSIGTLPVNTYTAEERKFTRARSTAEAMERATQLLSTLYPDIQNTELAALHHYTQQGGNYRQLNKQLDKGDLTDFNKASASLMAKALEGLPKYRGTVYRGAIMKRKDYERLYAGKDEVKHAIFTSSTKTPAVAYRFANYRVLKKTEVRVLFEIQSKNGRDISDISEFNGKFAPEDQREVLFTNGTRFKIVKHEISGQEVRITLVEL; the protein is encoded by the coding sequence ATGGATAAAAGGCAGGAAGTTATACGATATATAGCGAGCGTAGAAAAGCAGCTTTACGCCCTGTTCGGCGATACCTACCACGCGGCCCTAAAACTTACCGAGGTTAGGAAAGCGATAGAATCGGGGGCTACCTTCTCTTGGAAGGGGAACCCGGCCGCCGAACGTAAGTTAGACCGGTACCTAAAAGACCTTAGCAGTAAAACAGCCCTTATTACTAAGAACGGTATTATAGGAAGTTGGGACAAAGGAGAAGCACGGGTAAAGGAACAGGCGTTAGAAGTATTCGGGAAGACTTCGGCACAGCGGAAAGAAACTACCGACATTTGCGAACAGGCAGTAAAGGCACACCGGGCCAAAGGTGCGACGGGACACGCTTACGCCAATGCCGACCGCGAGGGCATGAACCTATCTACCCGCGTTTGGAATTTGACGGCAAAGGCGAAACAAGAACTTGAAATTATCATACAAAACGGCATACTTGAAGGGAAAAGCCCGGAAGAAGTAAGCCGTAGCCTTCGCGGTTACTTGAACAACCCCGACGCGCTTTATAGACGGGTGCGCAACAAAGAAACCGGGGAACTTGAATTAAGCCAAGCGGCAAAGAAATACCACCCCGGCCAAGGCGTATATAGGTCGGCGTACAAAAACGCCCGCCGTCTTGCAGTTACCGAAATGAACGCGGCCTACCGTCGTGCAGAGTGGGAAAGCTACCAAAATAACCCCCTTATTATCGGGTATGAAATTCGGTTAAGCAATAACCACACGACCACCGTAAACGGGAAGGTAAAGCGGCTTGTAGACATTTGCGACAAATTGGCCGGCCGATACCCTAAAACTTTCCGGTGGACGGGGTGGCACCCGCATTGCCGTTGCGAAATGGTGCCTATCTTCATTTCGGAAAGCGATTTTAGGGAACGGATAAGAGCGCGTAAGGCCGGGAAATTGAAGGATTGGAATCCGAACCCAAGGCAGGAAGTAACACAGGTTCCGAAAGCCCTAACCGATTGGATAGCCCAAAACGAGGAACGCTCGAAGGGTTGGCAGACCTTACCGTACTTCGTTCGGGATAACCGGAAAAGTATAGGCACATTGCCGGTAAACACCTATACCGCCGAAGAACGTAAGTTTACGAGGGCGAGAAGTACGGCCGAAGCAATGGAACGGGCAACGCAATTACTTAGTACGCTTTACCCGGATATTCAGAATACGGAACTTGCGGCCCTTCATCACTACACCCAGCAGGGCGGGAACTACCGGCAGCTTAATAAGCAGTTGGATAAAGGCGACCTTACCGACTTTAACAAGGCTTCGGCTTCCCTTATGGCTAAGGCGTTGGAAGGATTGCCGAAATATCGGGGAACCGTCTACCGGGGCGCGATTATGAAGCGGAAGGATTACGAACGCCTTTACGCCGGCAAAGACGAAGTAAAACACGCTATTTTCACTTCATCGACAAAAACGCCGGCGGTTGCTTACCGGTTTGCCAACTATCGGGTTTTGAAGAAGACGGAAGTAAGGGTACTTTTTGAAATTCAGAGCAAAAACGGCCGCGACATATCCGACATTTCGGAATTTAACGGTAAATTTGCTCCCGAAGACCAGCGGGAAGTATTATTTACTAACGGCACCCGGTTTAAGATAGTGAAGCACGAAATTTCCGGGCAAGAAGTTCGCATAACACTTGTAGAGCTATGA
- a CDS encoding major capsid protein, which produces MQRSLMIGITERDMQAVVNTYDLKPYYYPTLFPLKENYTLTWKALEAQVGLKIAGDLVARGASINKKTREAIARIQGDIPKVAIKRTKDENELNEYDIMVAMTSANPDLRALVEAWAEDTQYCWDGVAARLEWIALQSISLGKVTLTNDNNNSVITEYDVDYQIDATQKVGFQTGSAAWNTTGAKPFSKDFKAIVAKAKKKGISLKYAFMNLDTFALMVQTEEVTKLSASFAANALNIAQTPSLEQVNAAMKGLAYLRGLQVVVIDQDITIEKDDGSRITGNPFADNVVMFSESKVLGSTYWKKPADMNLKGSVAIKAMNGHTCVKKYSTEEPIEEVTVGIANAFPAWLSSGRSFLLDTSNSTWTH; this is translated from the coding sequence ATGCAAAGGAGCTTAATGATTGGCATTACCGAAAGGGATATGCAGGCCGTAGTTAATACCTACGACCTTAAACCGTATTACTATCCTACCTTGTTCCCCTTGAAGGAGAACTACACGCTTACGTGGAAAGCCCTTGAAGCGCAGGTAGGGTTAAAGATTGCCGGCGACCTTGTAGCGCGTGGCGCAAGTATCAACAAGAAGACCCGCGAAGCTATTGCGCGTATTCAGGGCGATATTCCGAAAGTGGCTATTAAGCGCACCAAGGACGAAAACGAGCTTAACGAATACGACATTATGGTAGCCATGACTTCCGCGAACCCCGACCTTCGGGCGTTGGTAGAAGCGTGGGCCGAAGATACGCAGTACTGCTGGGACGGGGTGGCCGCCCGCTTGGAATGGATTGCGTTGCAGTCTATTTCGTTGGGTAAAGTAACGCTTACCAACGACAACAACAATAGCGTAATTACCGAATACGACGTAGATTATCAAATCGACGCAACGCAGAAGGTAGGATTTCAGACCGGCTCGGCCGCTTGGAACACCACCGGCGCAAAACCGTTTAGCAAGGACTTTAAGGCTATCGTAGCTAAGGCCAAGAAGAAGGGTATTAGCTTGAAGTACGCCTTTATGAACCTTGACACCTTCGCGCTTATGGTTCAGACCGAGGAAGTAACGAAACTTTCCGCTTCGTTCGCGGCTAACGCCTTGAACATCGCACAAACGCCGAGCTTGGAACAGGTAAACGCGGCTATGAAGGGTTTGGCGTACCTGCGCGGCTTGCAGGTCGTAGTTATCGACCAAGATATTACTATCGAGAAGGACGACGGAAGCCGTATTACCGGCAACCCGTTCGCCGATAACGTGGTAATGTTCAGCGAAAGCAAGGTACTCGGTTCAACCTATTGGAAGAAGCCGGCCGATATGAACCTTAAAGGTTCCGTAGCTATCAAAGCTATGAACGGCCACACTTGCGTAAAGAAGTATTCCACCGAGGAACCTATCGAAGAAGTTACCGTAGGAATTGCAAACGCTTTCCCGGCTTGGCTTTCTTCGGGTCGTTCCTTCCTTTTGGACACTTCTAACAGCACTTGGACACACTAA
- a CDS encoding DUF6706 family protein, translated as MTYKEWITKTVGRFQLTADDVDLILCNQSNLIPDPDAPVDVRKAKTAICREFTTLIPLANIGEGGYSISWNWDAIKLWYNAACAELGITPASKPKIRNKSNVW; from the coding sequence ATGACTTACAAAGAATGGATAACTAAAACGGTCGGCAGATTCCAGCTAACGGCGGACGACGTGGATTTGATACTTTGCAACCAAAGTAACCTTATCCCCGACCCGGACGCACCGGTAGACGTACGGAAGGCAAAAACGGCCATTTGCCGCGAGTTTACAACGCTTATCCCCCTTGCTAATATCGGGGAAGGCGGGTATTCCATTAGTTGGAATTGGGACGCTATCAAACTTTGGTATAACGCGGCTTGCGCCGAATTAGGCATTACGCCGGCCAGCAAGCCCAAAATTCGGAATAAAAGCAACGTATGGTAA